The genomic window CGGTTGCCGCGATACCCGGATCGCACACGACGCTGCGCAGTTCGGCGACCAGTGTCGGCATGGCCAGTACCCGCGGATCCGGTTGCAGTGCAGTGTCTTCCGTATCGTCGTCGGCGCCGTTGTCGGTACCGAGCAGTTCGTCGACGAACCGGGACGGCATCAGTTCCTCGTCGCTGCCCGCCGCGTCGACGGCGGTGATCAGCAGCGACGACCGGGCCCGGCTGCACGCCACGTGGAACAGTCTCCGTTCCTCCGCGAGCAGTGGGGCCGTCCGGGACAGGTACGCGGTCGGCGACGCCGGATCCGGTTCCGCCGCACCGCTGGTGAGGTCGATCAGCGCCTCGACTCCCAGCAGGGTGCCACGCGCGCCGAGACTCGGCCACAGTCCTTCCTGCACGCCGGCGACCGCGACGACCTGCCACTGTCGTCCCGCGGCCGAGTGCGCGCTGAGGATCGTGACCGTGTCCTGCGGGGCGACCGTCCGGGCCCGCGGGCTGCCGGGGATCTCCTGTGAGACGAGGTAGTCGACGAAACCGGCCAGTTGGGCGCGGGGCAGCCGGTCGACGTAGTCGGCGGCCTGGTCGAACAGCGCGACGACCGCGTCCAGGTCGCGGTCGGCCTGGGCGCCGATCGGCCCGCCGAACGCGGATGCCGCGGCCCAGCGTTTCTCGAGGCCCGTCGCCTGCCACGCCGCCCACAGCACCTCTTCGATCCCGCGGCCGCGGTCCAGTGGGATCCGGGCCCGGCGCAGCACCTTCAGGACCCGGCGCAGCGACAGGGATTCGACGTCGGTGAGGCCCGGCAGCAGGTGCGCGAGGCCGTCCGCGTCGGGTCCGTCGACGATGATCGCGCGCAGCAGTTCGGCGGAGTCCCGGTCGCCGCCGGACGCCAGTTCGACGCGGCGCAGGCCGCGGCGCAGCCGGCGCAGGCTCACCGGTTCGGCGCCGCCGACAGGCCCCGACAGCAACGCGAGCGCGTCCTCTCCGGTGAACTCGCCGCCCGACAGTGCCTGCAGGACCGCGAGCAGCCCGGCGACGCCGTGCCGGCGGGCCAGCGGCAGTTCGCTCGCGGCGGTGGTGACGGGCACCCCGGCGGCGAGCAGTGCGCGGCGCAGGGGCGGCAGCACCCGCGGCACCGACCGCGCGACGATCGCCATCTGCGACCACGGCACGCCGTCGATCAGGTGCGCGCGGCGCAGGGTGTCGGCGATCAGGGCGGCCTCCTTGGCGGGGGTGGTCACCACCCGCACCGCGACCCGGCCGGGTGCGCCGTCGTCGGTGACCGGGGCGGCGAGCCCGCGGTGCGGCGGCCGGCCGGGCAGCAGCGACGCGATCTTCGCGGCGACGGCCGCCACATCGGGTGCCGACCGGTAGCCGGTGTCGAGGAGCACCTGCGCCGGGCTGTCCTTCTCCGCGAGATCGGTGAGGAAGCGGGGGTCGGCGCCGCGGAACGCGAAGATCGACTGGTCCGGGTCTCCTGCGACGGCGGTGGTGTCGGTGCCGGTGCCGATCAGCCGCACCAGTTGCGCGGCCTGCGGGTCGAGGTGCTGGGCGTCGTCGACGAGCAGGTGCCGGATCCGGTGGCGTTCCCGCTGCAACAGGCCGGAATCGGTGGCCAGCGCGGTGAGTGCCGCACTGATCAGCTCGGCGGCGTCGAGGGCCGGTGCGGTGGCCTCGGGTGCCTCGACACCGACCGAGCCGCGCAGCAGCATGCCCTGCTCGTAGGTGGTGGCGAAGCGACCGGCCGCCACCCATTCCGGGCGGTTGTGGCGCTCCCCGAGGTCGATCAGGTCTTCCGGCCCGAGTCCGCGTTCGGCCGCTCGGAGCATGAGGTTGCGCAGTTCCACCGCGAACCCGGTGGTGCCGAGGGCGGGGCGCAGTCGCGGCGGCCAGTACTCGGCGCCGTCCTCGATGTCGCCGCGCAGCAGTTCCCGCAGCACCGTGTCCTGTTCGGCACCGGTGATGAGCCGTGGCGGCGGGTTACCGTGGGTGGCGGCCTGCAGGCGCAGCACCGCGAACGCGTACGAGTGGACGGTGCGGACGAGCGGTTCCCGCGTCGCCCACGGACGCTCGTCCGACGCCGGGTCCGCGGCAGCCAGCAGGCCCTCCGTGATCTGTGCGCGGATCGCGGTGGACGCCCGCCGCGACTGGGTCAGCACGAGTACCGATTCGGGGTCGGTACCGGCGAGGATGCGGGCGACGGCGGCGTCGACGAGCAGCGACGTCTTCCCGGTGCCGGGGCCGCCGAGGATCTGCCACGGATGCCAGTCGCGCCCGGGTGGGGCGCCGGCGAGGACCCGCGCCGGACCGGCCGGCCACGTGCGGGACACGGCCGGTGCCGCGACCCGGCCGACGAGCCGCGCCGACGGAACCGTCGTCCTGCTGGATGCCCCCGTCTCGGTCATGCCTGGCATCTCACCAGACGGGTCCGACATCGCGTGCGTCCGGCATCATGGACGGCATGCGCGGTCTGCACACCCACCTGTTCGGCACTCCCGGGGGACCGGAGGTCCTCGCCCTGCACGGGCTCACCGGGCACGGCCGGCGGTGGGAGGCGCTCGGCACCGATCAGCTGCGCGACGCCCGCATCATCGCCCCCGATCTGCGCGGGCACGGCCGGTCCCCGTGGACGCCGCCGTGGGGGTTCGACACACACGTCGACGACCTGCTGCGGGTGCTCGACGAGCATGCGACGGGCCCGGTCGTGGTGGTGGCGCATTCGTTCGGTGGTGCGGTCGCCGTGCATCTCGCGCGCACCGCACCGGAGCGGGTCCGCGGGCTGGTGCTGCTCGATCCGGCGATCGGTCTCGAGCCGGAGCTGTCGGGCCGGATCGCCGGGCTGGTGGCCGAGTACCCCGACTACACCGATGCCGCGGAGGCGCGAGCGGAGAAGGCGCACGGGTCGTGGGGCGACGTCCCGACGGAGGCCCTCGACGCCGACATCGCCGAACACCTGATCGCCCTGCCGAACGGGCGTGTCGGCTGGCGCATGTCGATTCCGGCGGTCGTGGCGTCGTGGGGTGAGATGGCGCGCGGGTTCGTGCTGCCGCCGACGGGGATGCCGACGGTGCTGGTGCAGGCGCTGCGGGTGCAGCCGCCGTACGTGACGCCGGTGTTCCGGGCCGCACTGTCCGAGCATCTGGGCCCGGATCTGACGATCGCCGACCTCGACTGCGACCACATGGTGCCGCACGCCGTCCCCGACGATGTCGCGGCGTTCGTCCGCAAGCTCCTGTAGGCGGTCACGTGGCCGCCACCACCGACGAGCAGATCGAACGGGTCCGGGAACTCGTCGCCTCGGTCCCGGCCGGCCGGGTCGCCACGTACGGGGACATCGCCGAGGCCGCGGGGCTGTCGTCGCCGCGGACCGTGGGCTGGATCATGCGCACCGACGCCGCCGACCTGCCCTGGCATCGAGTGATCGGCGCGTCGGGCCGGCCCGCTCCGCACCTGCAACACCGGCAGCTCGCGAAACTCGAACTCGAGGGCGTCCCGATCCGCGGCGACCGCGTCGACCTGGCCCGGGCCCGGCACCGGTTCTGACCACCGGGCCTCGGCCCGATACGGCACGATGGGGCGATGCGTACTTTCGGTCCCCCTGTCGATGCGATCGTTCTGGCGGGTGGGCGCGCGCAGCGCATGGGTGGTGCCGACAAGCCGGCGCTGACGGTCGGCGGGCGGCGCATGCTGGACACGGTGCTGGCTGCGGTTGCCGGCTGCACGCACGTCGTGGTCGTCGGACCGCACCGCCCCGAGCTGCCCGAACATGTCCGGCAGACCCGGGAGGACCCGGCCGGGTCGGGTCCGGTCGCCGCGCTCGCGGCCGGGATGCACGTCCTCCGGCAGTCCGAGGACCATCTCGTCGTGACCGTCGCGGCCGATCTGCCGACCCTCGACAGCCGCATCGTGGACGATCTGGTCGCGGCGCTCGTCGCCCGCCCGGACGCCGACGCCGTGTTCGCGGTGGACGAGGCGGGCCGCACCCAGTATCTCCTGGGTGTCTGGCGGCAACCTGCGCTGGCCGCGCAGCTCGGGGCGCTCCGCCGTCACGAGAATCAGCCGGTCAAGGCGCTCGTCCCCGACGCTGTCGTGACCGTCCCGGCCCTCGGGGTCACCGACTGCGACACCCCCGAGGACGTCGACCGCGCTCGCGCCGCTCATGTTCCGGAACCGATGGAGGTGGATGCGGCCCGTGACGCGGTCCGAAGGTCGGTGAAACCCCTTCCGATACACGATCTTCCGATAGCCGATGCGCTCGGCGCCGCCCTCGCTGCCCCACTCGTCGCCGCGGACGCCCTGCCGCGCGTCGACACGTCCGCGATGGACGGCTACGCGGTGGCCGGGCCGGGCCCGTGGCGGCTGCGTCCCGAGGTCCGCCGCGCCGGTGCGTCGTCGGACGTCCACCTGGCCACGGACGAGGCGGTGCGGATCGCGACGGGCGCCCACGTCCCACCGGGATCGACGGCGGTGATCCGCGACGAGTTCGTCGACGCGACACCGGATTCCGAGACACTTCGTCGGCGCCCCGACGCTCCGTCGCGCGACGACACCCGGCGGCGCGGCGAGGACTGGCAGCCCGGTCATCATCTCGCGGAGGCCGGGACGGCGGTGTCCCCGGCGGTGGTGTCGGCGGCGGCCAGCGGGGAGGTGACCGAGATCGCGGTGCGCGGCCCGGTCCGGGCGCATGTCGCCCTGACCGGGGACGAGATCCGCCGCGACGGCCCGCTCGCCGAGGGCCAGACGCGGGACTCGATCGGCCCGATCCTGCCGGAGATCCTGCGGCACTGCAGGGTTCGGGTCGCCGCCGACACCCACGTGCCGGACACCGTGGACGGCTTCGACGTCCTGCTGCGGGACGCGAACACCGCCGACGTGATCGTCGTGGTGGGGGCGACCGGCGGGGGTGCCGCGGACCAGTTGCGGGCGGCGCTGACACGGGCGGGCGCCCGGATCGTCGTCGGCCGGGTCCGGTGCCGGCCGGGCGGCTCGCAGGTGACGGCGATGCTGCCGGACGGGCGAATCGTGTTGGGGCTCCCGGGGAATCCGTTGGCGGCGGTGGCGACACTGCTGGTGATGCTGCCCGCGATCGTCGACGCGCTCACCGCCGGAACTCCGGCCGTTCCCGTCGTGGGTGTGGTGGCGAACGCGTCCGAGGCGGCGGCACCGGT from Prescottella sp. R16 includes these protein-coding regions:
- a CDS encoding ATP-dependent DNA helicase gives rise to the protein MTETGASSRTTVPSARLVGRVAAPAVSRTWPAGPARVLAGAPPGRDWHPWQILGGPGTGKTSLLVDAAVARILAGTDPESVLVLTQSRRASTAIRAQITEGLLAAADPASDERPWATREPLVRTVHSYAFAVLRLQAATHGNPPPRLITGAEQDTVLRELLRGDIEDGAEYWPPRLRPALGTTGFAVELRNLMLRAAERGLGPEDLIDLGERHNRPEWVAAGRFATTYEQGMLLRGSVGVEAPEATAPALDAAELISAALTALATDSGLLQRERHRIRHLLVDDAQHLDPQAAQLVRLIGTGTDTTAVAGDPDQSIFAFRGADPRFLTDLAEKDSPAQVLLDTGYRSAPDVAAVAAKIASLLPGRPPHRGLAAPVTDDGAPGRVAVRVVTTPAKEAALIADTLRRAHLIDGVPWSQMAIVARSVPRVLPPLRRALLAAGVPVTTAASELPLARRHGVAGLLAVLQALSGGEFTGEDALALLSGPVGGAEPVSLRRLRRGLRRVELASGGDRDSAELLRAIIVDGPDADGLAHLLPGLTDVESLSLRRVLKVLRRARIPLDRGRGIEEVLWAAWQATGLEKRWAAASAFGGPIGAQADRDLDAVVALFDQAADYVDRLPRAQLAGFVDYLVSQEIPGSPRARTVAPQDTVTILSAHSAAGRQWQVVAVAGVQEGLWPSLGARGTLLGVEALIDLTSGAAEPDPASPTAYLSRTAPLLAEERRLFHVACSRARSSLLITAVDAAGSDEELMPSRFVDELLGTDNGADDDTEDTALQPDPRVLAMPTLVAELRSVVCDPGIAATDPDRQRRAAHQLARLADAGVRGAHPDSWYGLADPSSSEPLWETADGPVPMSPSTIELITNCPLRWMLERHGGSDGDNTHAIAGTLVHTLVQALAGNIPPDRVNHALETAWDAVDLGSDWYARRELERTRGMLDAFANWLRRSRSELTEIGVEVTVDGLLEPRDENDPPVRIKGRIDRLERDAEGRPVIIDVKTARNAVTKDQAQQHAQLAAYQVAAAHGLVDGQPATEPGGARLVFVARPHNKDGATQREQLALDDEGLDLWETTIHAAAAATQGPTFAARINDSCRHCPVLSSCPAHDEGRQVTSR
- a CDS encoding alpha/beta fold hydrolase, whose protein sequence is MDGMRGLHTHLFGTPGGPEVLALHGLTGHGRRWEALGTDQLRDARIIAPDLRGHGRSPWTPPWGFDTHVDDLLRVLDEHATGPVVVVAHSFGGAVAVHLARTAPERVRGLVLLDPAIGLEPELSGRIAGLVAEYPDYTDAAEARAEKAHGSWGDVPTEALDADIAEHLIALPNGRVGWRMSIPAVVASWGEMARGFVLPPTGMPTVLVQALRVQPPYVTPVFRAALSEHLGPDLTIADLDCDHMVPHAVPDDVAAFVRKLL
- a CDS encoding NTP transferase domain-containing protein; this translates as MRTFGPPVDAIVLAGGRAQRMGGADKPALTVGGRRMLDTVLAAVAGCTHVVVVGPHRPELPEHVRQTREDPAGSGPVAALAAGMHVLRQSEDHLVVTVAADLPTLDSRIVDDLVAALVARPDADAVFAVDEAGRTQYLLGVWRQPALAAQLGALRRHENQPVKALVPDAVVTVPALGVTDCDTPEDVDRARAAHVPEPMEVDAARDAVRRSVKPLPIHDLPIADALGAALAAPLVAADALPRVDTSAMDGYAVAGPGPWRLRPEVRRAGASSDVHLATDEAVRIATGAHVPPGSTAVIRDEFVDATPDSETLRRRPDAPSRDDTRRRGEDWQPGHHLAEAGTAVSPAVVSAAASGEVTEIAVRGPVRAHVALTGDEIRRDGPLAEGQTRDSIGPILPEILRHCRVRVAADTHVPDTVDGFDVLLRDANTADVIVVVGATGGGAADQLRAALTRAGARIVVGRVRCRPGGSQVTAMLPDGRIVLGLPGNPLAAVATLLVMLPAIVDALTAGTPAVPVVGVVANASEAAAPVTRIVPVTRLADGTWRADTVVRTAHLAGLIGRDALALIPSDAVDGQVVELVTLPR
- a CDS encoding MGMT family protein — encoded protein: MAATTDEQIERVRELVASVPAGRVATYGDIAEAAGLSSPRTVGWIMRTDAADLPWHRVIGASGRPAPHLQHRQLAKLELEGVPIRGDRVDLARARHRF